gtttgaacaaaaattactcGAGAGACAAGACCACATGATAAATGGATAAACTACCTCTTAACCTGACTTGACGATCAAATGGTTTTTGCATAGGTTGTTTGACTCAATTCTGTGTTGTTAGGTcaatatcttaataaaatttagatcGCTACAGTTAGAATAACCACTCGTGGTCGAGTTCATCTTGAATAAGATGGATGTCATGATTTTACGATTTGAAATCCTAAAGCTCACAAGAAGCACACATATAAAGATCACATCCATTTCGACAAAAATAACacttgaaaaattgtaataccAAAACATATGTAAAAGATTAAATCAATAACTTTATTGCATTAGCGGAATCTATCTTAGTCTAAAGACTGTGATCTATCATGCACTCGCATATGACGACTAGAACGCCTTTACAATATACTatttgattcaaattaaacgattttattttagaagtgtACTTCTCATTGGTCAATAATAGAAAGACCGAACCTACTAAGTACAGTGATTTAAAATGCTCAAACACTTCATTTCCATGAATGTAAATGAGCTTAGAATTCAAGAAACCGAATATGAGCGTAGTGTCTTAAAATGGGATTCTCATCTCTTTGTTGGGAACTTAGTCAAAATTAGCATGAAGACTTTGAGAAATGAAGAATCtcggatattttttttaatgtttctttaaatataaataatcttttatatcATTCGGgaaatataaatcaagatatcaaattaaaatatacaccAACATACATAGAATTACTGCAAAAAACACCGACATTGATGAGATTCAAATCCACAATCTTACAGTAAGAGAACAGGGGCATGATGCCATGAAAGTTTTTAAATTGGCAATCATGACCTAAACCCATCATACACACCAACTAGTTCTTCTCAACAATGTACAGAACTACAAGACAAACATGATAAACATATATCTTACAAACTGACTAGTTCTTGTCAGCAATCTACAAAATATGAGATGAACACGATTAGCATCTACAAATATCATACAAATCTGCTTTCAAGTCTAACATTACCACCCACTACAGGAATTTACAAATTCAGTAGAGGAAGGATCCTGGCTGCTCCATGAGAGGATTGCAATTTCTGAAGGATATCATCTACCGTACAATTAGAGGTGCTAGAACTATTTGAAGACTGAGATGCATTGTTGTCAGTATTGAGATTTGATCAAGATCTGCAAATTGGTAGGAGAATAAGTTAATGGCCAGAATGATATGAGATCTGTAAGCAAGTCTGACTTGACTGAAAGACAATTTAGTAAAAACTAAGATACTCAGGCAGCAAATAAACAGGCTGTCTGCTCTTGCTATAGTTTCCCCAGCTTTAATACTTCTCCCAACACCACTACCAACACAAACACTGATTACACATAGCCAGGACAAAAGAGGAAAAGTCAAGAAACCAACACCGAAGACAGCTCATAGCTTACGTATTGTTTGCTCAGCAGAGGCATCAAATTGGAATGGATTTCATTGAAGTATGGTAATTCTCTACCAAAAGTTGATGCATTAGTGATACGCAAATAAGATTCTCGAAAAGATAGTACATAATTAGATTCCCAAAAAGCGGAAAATGAACGAGGCCTTGAACTTTAATTTCACACAGAGTGCAAAAATCATGTACGATAACAGCAGCCATCACCATTTCACGTAAAAGAAAGTTCAACAGCATAACCCAGATATCAAGTGTTTCAAAGACATTTCTCTTCCACAAGAACCTTAATGTATCACAAACAATTTCAGTTTGAAGAAATCATGCAGTATATGGCTCCCAACCATTTTCATCTAAACTGCATCACAGAAAACCCAGAGACCAGAGCCCCTAGCCATAGTGGTCAGTGGCGTACGGCGTACAATGGCGCCAAGGGCTCCTGGAACCATGGCGCACGGCACGGCGCGCGCCTTTTCGAAGGATGGggcaaatataagaaataatctatatatttatataactagTATTATTTTGACTAGATTAATGTATAAGGAGTTAAATAAGacatataaaacaacaaattaaacataacaagacttcatataattaaaacgACCAATGCTGAACCATTGAAGGATAGCAAAAGTCCTAAAGTACAGCCTTATAGTAAGCAAATTTAAGACTTTAAGCTGTAAATACTAAATACCGacataaacatacaataaAATACTGTAGTTAATCATcgcaaaaagaaaacactaaCAGAACAACTAAAGCACtcaaagattaataaaatcacatcaatTTCAATGATTCAATCGGCATAATTAGAGCTTGTACTGCTGTGCACGATAAAGATTTACACTTCATGAACTTAGAAAAAAAGTCACTGTCTatggaagagaagaagaagagaagaactGAGAAGAAGATGCGTTGGcggaggaagaagagagaacTGAATAAAGAAGAGTCAAGAATGAAAGTTACCCATGCATGCAAAGTActtaatttgctaaaattccttttatatttaggtttttttttttaattcatggGCCTGGGCACCCAGCCAGCAGCCAGGCCCCAGGCCCTCTTTGTTATGGTGCGCCTGGGCAGCCAAAATGGCGCCCAGGCGCGCTCTACGGCGACGCCATAGAGAAGGTGCGCGCCATGCCCATGGCACGCCATTGACTACACTGTCCATGCCcataattttcatcatttgaGACAAGGGGAAACATTTGGGATTTActtccttttaaattaaaccaaaaactCGACATTCCTCCCCCTTTCACTTCCCTTTCCTCTTATGGAACCAGGAATGCGTAAAACTATGGACTGTACAAGAGCTTTCTTTTGAGGTTGGGATAACACCAGAATATTCGTGAAACATAAAATCTTGTGACTAATAACCAAAATGGTTCTGCAAATTATAGGCTACAGGTAACGATCAACAAATAAATGCACACTGAAATCGTGTTCATGTAAATCCATTAATTATAGCATATCTCATTCATTCACATATTTAAATCCTTATGCTAACAATTGTAAAAAAGTATTGTAGATGTAAAGAATTTCCACGATAACCAGTGTCAGAATCATCAGCAGTCTGGCAAGGGTGTGACCCCTGGCTCTTGAAGAAACTGTGGCTTTAGTGATTTTTACAAGgctttttatttgataaaactaAGCTAGCACTTACACTCGAGCACAAACAATCAGCAAACAATTGTCATGCTTCTGCAAAATGAGCATCTAATTTTCAGACATTATCTATCATAGATATTTGTACACTAGTACTAAAGTATTAAGATAATGTACATTATGCATATTGTAAGCACTTTTAATAAGGATTATGTGTAAGCCTTTTTAATATGTGCacatttattgttattaagaTTAGTATGCTTTcttaaatattctttaaaaatattttcatcctttCCATATGTAAGATACATAAACAAGTCCAGATAACTCTAAAAGGACCATCTCCATCTGTGTGACACCTGTTTCAGGTTAATATACATTAATGACAGGCACGTTTACTGTGCGTATGCCATGGGCATGTAAAACTGTATGCATCTGCTTCTGCTTAAACTACAGAAACTAAAGTAAAAAAGGAGTTTCAACTACAGAAAAAGATTAACTCATGCATGAAATACCAATTCATTTATAAAAGCAGTGTCAGCAGATTCTTATTCCTATCTAGAACTGAACTTTGCAGCATGGAAGGTATGCAGCCACCTCAAAGACTTCCCATATTTGTACAGACTAGTTTGAGTATATTAATCACGTGTGCTTGACACAGCAATCAAGTCCATGGTCTTTTTGATACTAGACAACAAGCAAAAAAGACAGATGCGACAAAATAGAGCATTAATCGTGCTAATTTGTTTGATAAGATCCGAGGAAGTCTTGACTTCCTCTGAATCAAAAGATAAATAGGCATACAGGTGAAAATTGAATGCCccattaaatttcaaatcctGTTTCTGCATGACAAAATGATTCTGTTGCTTTAGCCCTCATAAAAGATGTAGCATAACGACAAACACACATATGTTAAATGTTATCCTGCcaataaccaaaaaatttgagatGGTAAAAAGATTCAAACCAATTGATGGGTTAATAAACAACAGCAAATAATTCTTATATCCAAACAATGAATGAGttattaaagtattaaatgaCAGCAGCTGAAGAAACCAAAGATAAAGAAGCACTTGATGTTTCACACGTACGAGTTTCGAGAATACATATACAAGCATGCATGAGTGAGGACAAGACCAGAAGGACAGTCTTCCAGAAAAGGTCAAATCGTAAAGGCAAAGAGAGATGTTCAAAAGCCTGCAAAGGGAAATAGGGTACCTCAGCAACTCAATTCTTTTGTGAGTTTCCGCCGTCAGATTCATCGGCTGAGGAACTTTCACCATCAGAatctgaaataaataaaataataagcgGTAAGTGAATACCTCTGAGTGGACCCGAAAATTGCCATAATTACATCTCAACAGGCCAAGAGAAATATACTATAAACAGGAACcagataattatcaattacTACCACTGGATGAAGATCCCGAATCTGAACTTGAGCTGCTTTGGCTGATTCCTTGATTTGCATCATTACGGCCCGGCTCTTCTACATCAATTGGAGGTGAGACAACTTTCTTTTCATCTgctcaagaaaattaaagaaaaaaaagatgaaataatAGTTTTGCTACTAATAACCTTGAGgcgatcaaataaattttaccctCTGCAAATTTTACctgctctacttccttttGCATTTTCTGTTACAACTGAGGCAGTAATCTGCGAGAAGGCCAGAAAATCCCAACAAAAGAAGGAATGcatcaataaaattcacaataaacttaatttagttaaccaagtacaaataaattaccttttctttGGTGTTCTGCTCTACACCagttattaattgattatcaaTCTCAGCCTTTCTTTTGTTCTTGCTCAAACTCTTCTTATAATTGGTTATGAACCTATCAAGCTCCCAAAGAGTCTCTGTATCAACACTGTCAATGTCAACCTCAATCTCATCATCTTGCTGTGAAAGAGAAGGATTCCTCTTCTTAATGATCTGAACAACGTTTTCAAGCTTCTCAGAAGGTAAACTCTGCAGATTTATGCTAAGTTTTTGCTTTTCATCATATGTCATCTCCCTTTTGTTTGGATCCTTCGCCTTTGGCTTCTTTGGGGCAGGAACCTTGCCAGATTGAGCAATATTCATTGTCTTCCTTTTTGGATCAACTGAATAGGTCATTGATTCAGATCTATCATTAGGTTTCTTCGTATCACCCCTCACCCGCGACTGTGGAGGAGCCTTCCGAGATGTAGGTGTTGGTGAACCCACATCAAGATCTGCAGTCAACTTCAACTCACGCATGTAATCAGCCTCTATGAGAGTCCATTTGTCTTCAAATACTTTTGACAGCTGTTCAGCCATTACATATACATCTTGCTCTTTTGGGTTATATGTCATAGCATTTCGGAATGTAAGTCTCACATCCTCGGCAAATTCCAGAGGAGACTTGTACCAATTCTGGGTTAGCCTATCTTTCACAGTACCAAGATCCATAGGGtttcttataatttcaaaGTAGTCATGCAAACCTAGACCAACTGCATCTACTGGCTTGTTAAACACCCAACCATGCTTGTGCTTCATCAATCTCTCTAAGAGTGCATTACAACTTTTGAATACTTGATTCGGAAACTTCTCCATTCTCAGTCCACTTCCTTCTCCCTTCTTCCCGTTCGACTTGAATTTCTTGTTACTTTCAGCTGGAGGAATCTTATCCTTCGCAAGCAAAAACTCTGAATTTCTATACAATTTATTTGCCTTCGGCgtccttttctctttctccaaTTTATCAACACCACCCTTGCTATTTTCGTATACCGACACACTCAACTGTTTTAACGGCTTCAACATTCGCGGCGGTCCTACTTCAACAGCCACCTTATCTCCATCTCTATTATCAAACCTGTCCGTTGCATTCTTTTGCCCGTCATTTGCCTCAATCTTCCTCATCAAAGTCCGCACCATATCCCGCTCACCCTCCAGCTTCCTCTTTAACTCAAGGGCCTCATGTTTTGACTTCATGGGCAGACTTATCCAAACCTTATTCTCCTGCCTTAGAAACCCTCCTTTGACAACCAATGCATCACGGCTCAGGCTAGAAAAATTATCCGAACCCACATCAAAACCagaattatgtaatcttttcGTCGAGCTCGGACCGTCAGAAACAACTTTCGGCTGCTGCTGCTCCCTCAACAAATTACTACTGCTCTTACTCGTTTCAAGCCCTTTAAACGATCTCCTACTGTAAACCTTACGCTCCCCCAACTTGTCGTCCTCCTTAAACCCTTCATTTCCACCTCCCAACATTGTCCCAGAATGCACCAAAATCCAAACTAATTTCTAAAAATCTCGCGCAGAAAACACACAGAACACGCACTAACTTATCACAACTAGCTCATTTACAGATTTTACTCGTTTCTTTCTACTACAACTAAGCACCACCGTACGTATGCAGATGCAGTAAAGTACATTAGGGTTGCGAAGGCATACCACCTTCGTAATACTATTTTCCCCTCCCCGTAATCTATAGAGGAAAATTGAACAGCGATTCGGATTTTGGAACTGACCCGACAACCCAGACTGCGCCGCCGACGATAGAGATGATAAGGGAAAGCAGCGCGAAGGGGAGACCCATCATGAAGCCCAAAGGCCTGCAATCTCCGTCGCAACACATGCCTCAATCGACCGATCGATCTCTGAATTTTTTAGCTGAATtcgatttttaatttctgGGTTTCGCGTGTTTTTTGCTGATTATTGTCGCCAGATATTTCTGGGGAGAGTGAAGTTGCaacttgtgtgtgtgtgtgtgtgtgtgtgtgtttttacAGGGGAAAGGAAAGGAAGAGACACGTTTATCCAAGGGACAGTGATGTATTAAGTGGTTTTTGCTGCTTATTGTATACCAGCAAAGACTAAACATTATTTCTTGTCTTGCTCCCTCATCCTAAATTCCAGGAACAAATCTAATTCATACggaatatcaaataataattaaaaataattttaattttaattttaattttataaaagtaataattgagtcagttgtataaatatatttcatgtgACAGCCACACAAAAACGATTCAAAATGATCGGAAAGCCCTCAAATCTGCAATTATGTACATATGTATCATACTCGTTTGATGAAGATTTGATTATTTTCACTTAATGATacaattcattatatttataaatatataccatCTAGAtgggataaataatttttactatttgttACCCTCGATCTTACTTTTTAAATGACTTCACGTATTAAAATATCAGAAGATTGAAGTCCACACCTTCTTCGTGTTGTTTTTATTGAGTTGGTGTTGCAggatatttagaaaaataactcAGAAACGAACTCCTACTACTAGAGTACCGAAGCTCAATGGCATTGATCACACTTGCGGCCAGAAGAAAGGAAGTACCTAGCGCCCCGGTCCCTCCATTCACTGACTGGCTTAGAGGCCATTTCGCGCAATGACCAGTGCAATTCGCGCATCTGTCGGTAGAGGGTTCAGATAAAGTAAGTAGCTCGCAAAGAGGGAGTTCCCCAGCTGGTACCAATAGATAGAGCGACTAGTAAGAGTAAGATAAGCAAAGGCGGTCCTTTTCTTTCCCCGATTCTGGACCTACAATACCTGTTGCACTTAATCTAAGTTCAGACCCAAAActcaaatcatttattttttttaaacaaagtttaatttttttatttacaagtttttgtataaaatacattttaaagaGTGTTAAAATACGACAATTCCCCGAACGTTTGAGTCGTTTTGCACTTTGCCCCCTCCCCCCCAAATCGTTCTTTTTTTACACTCGATCACCTGACCTTTGATTTTAATAGCACTTCcccctttttcaatttttgggaAATAAATCGGGATATTCCAAATATGTGAATACACGCACCTAAAGTTGATTTAGAAgtgtgtaaaattataattgtacactaaaaaaagaaaaagcaaagacaaaaaaatcaaaatcctctaaaataaagaatgtgttcttcttcatttttccatgGTCGTCCACCCAAATATTTTCGCACCGACGCCTCCACCACCGGACCAACAACACGAccttcttcattttttgggatattttttatttttatttcttttcttgaaaaggaATGAGgtgatattatttaaatattttttgaaaaacagtCCAAAGGCGAGTACATCCCACCACAATGGAATATTCTAGTTAAATTCGgcaaaaataggaaaaagaaactaagATCAAAGGTTGAGAGGTTACttgtaaaaacaaaatcaatgtgTTGAAATGTACAGCTGCAAATCCAAGCTCACAACCAGTAGACGAAGAAGGctgaagaacaagaagaacaCTTCGTCTCAAAAGTCACATTTATGTGAATAAcgtttttttatcttttatgtttcttttagtTAAGTTATAtattgcttcttcttcttcacagTGTACTGATTATTTAAAGAACAGAGCTTCACTTGTATGATTGATTTTGAAGTTCTACAAAAATAAGATCTTTTGcgtctttttctttgtttttgatgTACATtcgtaaaaaaatattaatttgtaaggataaaaaagtaatttaacatatatgagGCACGCATTAAATAAATGCAACCcaccacaccatataatttccaacactactataaatacaaaaaataataattttttaaggcaagcactattcattgatttgacTATTTTTCTTGCTCTCTCGAAAATCGCACTTCACCTGGTGTGTATTTGTGCCGTAggtaaaattctcaatttttatccCTTAGTAAAAACCCCGACCACATTATTGGCACCATCTATGGGAATATTTACCTCGACACTGAGTATGCAAATCAGGTCTCGAGCCTTAGCGGAACAAGACCCGCCTTGCGAACAGTCACCACCCCAGGAGGTAACCCTCCTGACGCATGAGCAAGTACCCCTCAATGGGGAGATTCCTCCACCACATCGACAATCTTCGCCTGCGGCTCCCGGGAGAGCACCCCCCCCAGAAGCTCCACCCCAAGAACCGATGATCCAACTTACGCAAGAAACTTTGCTCGCCTTGATACGCGACGTATCTACTCGAGCGGCGGCACAAGCCGTAGCCCAATTTGTAGTGTGACAACTTGCGAACCCACCCCCTCATTCCCCTCGCAGAAGTCGAGAATTATCCTCAGCTCACGAGGAGGATGAACAGAGGCAGGAGGAAGTGAACAACAAGATCTCTAAGCATGAAGTTGCACAGACTCAAGGTTATAATCTCCACAATCGAGAATCTTCCGTTCGCCCACCACCTAAGGGAGTCGAGGATTCCTACTTATCATTGGCCGCATGCCTCAAGGTCTCGAATCTATCGGAATATGATGGAACGGGAGACCCACAAGAACACTTAGATAAATTTTACGCCAAGATTGATTGGTATGATATGAGTAATGCCGCTTACTGCAAGGTCTTCGGCATTATGCTGTCGAAACGTGCATTAGCCTGGTTCAATCAACTGCCCGCTGGAACTATTTCTAGCCTCGAGCAATTGGTTCATCGTTTTTTGATCACTTCTCCATGAACAAAAATGTTCCGAAAACAGCTGCATCTCTATTCACCATTCCCAAAGGGAGGGCGAAACTTTGAGAGACTACATCCGAAAATTCGTAGACGCAGTGCATAAAGTTCCCTATGTTAATCATGAGTTGTTGGCTAGTATTATCCAACAGAACCTGCTACCGGGAAGATTCAAGAAGTCCATAGTCGGCAAGCCTCCAGCACTATGGAAGATTTACTCGTGCGCTCCCAGAAATATATCCGGATTAAGGAGTCTAATTCTTTGGATCCTTCCTTTAGCGGCAATAGGAAGGGTCaggaagaggaaaaggagCGCAAGCATGTATCTCCAGCTAGGGGTGGGCAAACGGGTCGGGTTCATCGGGTCCTGACCCGACCCGATCGGATTCGGGTAAAACAGGGCGGGTTGGTCGGGTTTTTATGGCGGGTTCGGATAAGCTGAAACCCACCTATTTTTAGTCGGATCAGGTTCGATTTTAAAACCCAACCCGATTACCCCGATCGGGTACCCGATTTCAAAAGGGgcaaaatttttaaagggTTTATGATTGAACCcgtctccctctctctctcactgcCTGCGTTCacttctccctctctctcactACCTGGGTTCACTTCTCCCTCACTGTTGACCCTTCCCAGCCAATGTAGCCACCACTCACCGTCGTCGTCGCATGCTCTTCAGTCTTCACCCTCTGGAATTTTTGCTGCAGCCACCACTCGCCGCCCGTTGCCGTTGCACGCTTGATAGAGGTGTccaagatttgattttttgaactGGGTTTCCTTGAATCTTCATCTAATGGTAAGGTTTCTATTCCTAGAGCTGTTTGTTTCTATATTCTTGTattatgttttcttgattttcttttccttattGTTGATTTAGCAATTCTAGCACAACCATTCTTTCTTCCAATCCTTGAATCACTATAGGAAGTCCATGTGATCTCAATAACACTACCATGGAGAAGTTCTTGCTTTATATTGTCCTATATTAGTCCAGTCATTGAAAATTGTAACCTTCCCGTCCTAAATTCAAAATAGTTTGCAAGCATTTTGATCCTTTTCTTTGGTTGGTCCTTATATTTGTGCTTGATTGTTTCTGTTGTACTTGATGCACATGTCTTccattttgtatatttattaatttattgaaacaaacttttatggtaccttcttgtttttatcttaTGATAATTGACATctttatatgatatattgttAGAGAACTAGATAATGGATCTACAGATTTACTGTTATTGGCTTGATGAACTTTTTGCCTTGACATTTTATGGGTTCATCGTCCTAATCCTACTTCACATACATTGTTGCTTAGAcattaacttttttcttctgacattaagttatttttttaagtatattgaGTATTTAAGTGGATTTACATGTTGATTATACTTTAGAGCATCATTTTTGctataaaaaaacaattatttttccatctcTGTGTATTTCTCATTTCCGTGGATGAGGAGGCACTAAAATTGAAGCTAAGTATCTTGAATCACTTGTTAACTAGGATTCATCTAATGTTGAGGAAACAATAGAGCATTTCAACCAAATGAAAGGGATATTGCTAATTATCAAGTGAATATCTACTTTAGTGGCTTTAGCTTGCAGAAGTATATCGAAATTCTATGTACTTCCAATTTTCAGTAATTTGTTTGACTAACTTTTATGTATCCATAATTTTGAAGTGATTCTTAGACTATCTTGTGTATCTTACATGTGGATGTTTTAATCTTGCAGATGTCAAATTCTCAATCTCAATCTTCACCTACTGTGGACTTATCAGATGCTCAAGATCAAGTCACAAATATGAACA
This genomic stretch from Sesamum indicum cultivar Zhongzhi No. 13 linkage group LG16, S_indicum_v1.0, whole genome shotgun sequence harbors:
- the LOC105178445 gene encoding transcription factor GTE4 isoform X1; the encoded protein is MLGGGNEGFKEDDKLGERKVYSRRSFKGLETSKSSSNLLREQQQPKVVSDGPSSTKRLHNSGFDVGSDNFSSLSRDALVVKGGFLRQENKVWISLPMKSKHEALELKRKLEGERDMVRTLMRKIEANDGQKNATDRFDNRDGDKVAVEVGPPRMLKPLKQLSVSVYENSKGGVDKLEKEKRTPKANKLYRNSEFLLAKDKIPPAESNKKFKSNGKKGEGSGLRMEKFPNQVFKSCNALLERLMKHKHGWVFNKPVDAVGLGLHDYFEIIRNPMDLGTVKDRLTQNWYKSPLEFAEDVRLTFRNAMTYNPKEQDVYVMAEQLSKVFEDKWTLIEADYMRELKLTADLDVGSPTPTSRKAPPQSRVRGDTKKPNDRSESMTYSVDPKRKTMNIAQSGKVPAPKKPKAKDPNKREMTYDEKQKLSINLQSLPSEKLENVVQIIKKRNPSLSQQDDEIEVDIDSVDTETLWELDRFITNYKKSLSKNKRKAEIDNQLITGVEQNTKEKITASVVTENAKGSRADEKKVVSPPIDVEEPGRNDANQGISQSSSSSDSGSSSSDSDGESSSADESDGGNSQKN
- the LOC105178445 gene encoding transcription factor GTE4 isoform X2 translates to MLGGGNEGFKEDDKLGERKVYSRRSFKGLETSKSSSNLLREQQQPKVVSDGPSSTKRLHNSGFDVGSDNFSSLSRDALVVKGGFLRQENKVWISLPMKSKHEALELKRKLEGERDMVRTLMRKIEANDGQKNATDRFDNRDGDKVAVEVGPPRMLKPLKQLSVSVYENSKGGVDKLEKEKRTPKANKLYRNSEFLLAKDKIPPAESNKKFKSNGKKGEGSGLRMEKFPNQVFKSCNALLERLMKHKHGWVFNKPVDAVGLGLHDYFEIIRNPMDLGTVKDRLTQNWYKSPLEFAEDVRLTFRNAMTYNPKEQDVYVMAEQLSKVFEDKWTLIEADYMRELKLTADLDVGSPTPTSRKAPPQSRVRGDTKKPNDRSESMTYSVDPKRKTMNIAQSGKVPAPKKPKAKDPNKREMTYDEKQKLSINLQSLPSEKLENVVQIIKKRNPSLSQQDDEIEVDIDSVDTETLWELDRFITNYKKSLSKNKRKAEIDNQLITGVEQNTKEKITASVVTENAKGSRADEKKVVSPPIDVEEPGRNDANQGISQSSSSSDSGSSSNSDGESSSADESDGGNSQKN